One region of Carya illinoinensis cultivar Pawnee chromosome 8, C.illinoinensisPawnee_v1, whole genome shotgun sequence genomic DNA includes:
- the LOC122274689 gene encoding protein PHOX1-like has product MGEFVQSSRSMGEFLDVIENFGPPLFETENRSITPIDRTVRIYHVYIEGNALAGSLTSLGAHGNTVSFSSLLPLHREKVHKDDRKSGNVVEIGGVGKGKEVERGLTSIEDWIIQFARLFKNHVGFDSDSYLDLPELGRKLYSEAMEDIVTTDDAQELFEIVADKFQEMAALALFNWGNVHLSRARKRVLIPEESSIECVLEQIKAAYEWAHKEYVKGRKKFEQAKLCWYYAVGRKNELETEPSSEVLQLYNKAEDSMEKGMLMWEEMEEQRLNGLSKSEKYKETLEKMGLNGLFKDISAEEAAEQAANMTSQIYLLWGTWLYERSIVEYKLVLPTWEECLEVAVESNELSFIIRAISQLFSKSPNKIPLLISNNAPCTHATWIFQRTPIHI; this is encoded by the exons ATGGGGGAATTTGTCCAGTCCAGTCGATCCATGGGGGAATTTTTGGACGTGATTGAAAATTTTGGTCCACCCCTTTTTGAAACCGAGAATAGATCGATTACCCCTATAGATCGAACCGTACG AATCTATCACGTTTACATAGAGGGCAATGCTTTAGCTGGtagtcttacctcattgggtgCGCATGGTAATACAGTAAGCTTCTCTTCCCTTTTACCACTTCATAGGGAGAAGGTGCATAAGGATGATAGAAAATCGGGTAATGTTGTTGAAATTGGGGGTGTGGGGAAAGGCAAGGAAGTTGAAAGAGGGTTGACTTCTATCGAGGACTGGATTATTCAGTTTGCACGACTGTTCAAGAAccatgttgggtttgattctgaTTCGTACTTGGATCTTCCTGAGCTAGGTAGGAAGCTATACTCAGAAGCTATGGAGGATATCGTGACAACTGATGATGCTCAAGAACTGTTTGAAATTGTTGCAGATAAGTTCCAAGAGATGGCCGCTTTGGCATTGTTTAATTGGGGGAATGTTCACTTGTCCAGGGCAAGGAAGCGAGTACTCATTCCAGAAGAGAGTTCGATAGAATGTGTACTTGAGCAGATTAAGGCTGCATATGAGTGGGCACATAAAGAGTATGTGAAAGGCAGAAAAAAG TTTGAGCAGGCGAAGCTCTGCTGGTACTATGCAGTTGGGAGGAAGAATGAATTAGAGACTGAACCTTCCTCAGAGGTCCTACAGCTTTATAACAAGGCTGAGGACAGCATGGAGAAAGGCATGCTGATGTGGGAAGAGATGGAAGAGCAGCGTCTAAATGGACTCTCCAAATCAGAGAAATATAAAGAAACTCTGGAGAAAATGGGGTTGAATGGGCTATTTAAAGATATTTCTGCTGAGGAAGCTGCAGAGCAGGCTGCAAACATGACGTCACAGATATATCTCTTATGGGGTACCTGGCTTTATGAGCGTTCAATTGTGGAATATAAGCTAGTGCTACCAACTTGGGAAGAATGTTTAGAGGTTGCGGTTGAGAGCAATGAGCTCAGCTTCATtattagagccatatcccaactttTTAGCAAAAGCCCAAATAAGATTCCCCTTCTCATCTCTAATAATGCCCCCTGCACCCATGCGACCTGGATTTTTCAAAGAACtcccatccacatttaa